One region of Wyeomyia smithii strain HCP4-BCI-WySm-NY-G18 chromosome 3, ASM2978416v1, whole genome shotgun sequence genomic DNA includes:
- the LOC129730432 gene encoding diacylglycerol O-acyltransferase 1: MSHENEENKVRYRRTQSVTRAEEITKKESKQRRSQPDKPCHQPRDSLFSWSSGFNNFTGLVNWGFLLLTMGGFRLVLENFIKYGIRVDPVQWFVVLTGRNEGEGHPSLLLIFYSIVPILICLIVEKGLAADILMESAGMIVHVINIVVLVLIPMVVIHVKGQTFSLVGAMTVCFIYCILFLKMWSYVQVNLWCRTRYKHRRSRSGRRQSISIAQLQNEREHEQERTSNGNGTIPNKEKDAVPKLVHYPDNLHLKDFFYFLLAPTLCYELNFPRTSRIRKRFLIKRILEVVIGVHIVMGLFQQWMIPSVRNSLVPFSNMDLTKTAERLLKLAIPNHLMWLCFFYLTFHSFLNLMGELLHFSDRNFYSDWWNANNIDTFWRSWNMPVHKWCVRHLYIPVVELGYSKISASVIVFFISAFFHEYLVSVPLKTFKIWAFMGMMAQIPLSTVSKFMEVNYGHRWGNIVVWTSIILGQPLAIMMYYHDYMITNYSDVVA; this comes from the exons ATGCCATCAACCGCGGGACTCGCTATTCTCCTGGAGCTCCGGGTTCAACAATTTCACCGGTCTGGTCAATTGGGGTTTTCTGCTGCTCACGATGGGAGGTTTCCGTCTGGTGCTCGAAAACTTTATCAA ATACGGCATTCGGGTCGATCCGGTACAGTGGTTCGTGGTTCTGACGGGTAGGAACGAAGGCGAGGGCCATCCGTCGTTGCTGTTGATTTTTT ATTCGATAGTTCCTATATTGATATGTTTGATAGTGGAAAAAGGCCTCGCAGCTGATATACTGATGGAAAGTGCCGGCATGATAGTACACGTGATTAACATCGTGGTACTAGTGCTGATACCGATGGTTGTGATACACGTCAAAGGGCAAACTTTCAGTCTGG TTGGTGCCATGACAGTCTGTTTCATCTATTGTATTCTATTTCTGAAAATGTGGAGCTACGTTCAGGTCAATCTGTGGTGCCGAACGCGGTACAAACATCGACGCAGTCGATCAGGTCGTCGTCAAAGTATTTCAATTGCACAACTTC AAAACGAGCGCGAACATGAGCAAGAACGCACCAGCAACGGAAACGGAACAATACCAAACAAGGAAAAAGACGCTGTACCGAAACTGGTACATTACCCGGACAACCTGCACCTGAAGGACTTCTTCTACTTCCTTTTGGCACCGACTCTTTGCTATGAGCTAAACTTCCCTCGTACCTCCCGAATCCGTAAACGCTTTCTGATTAAACGCATCCTTGAGGTGGTCATCGGTGTGCACATCGTGATGGGTCTCTTCCAGCAGTGGATGATTCCCTCTGTTCGGAACTCGTTAGTTCCGTTCTCCAATATGGATCTAACGAAAACCGCCGAGCGGTTGTTGAAATTGGCG ATTCCAAACCATCTTATGTGGTTATGCTTCTTCTACCTGACGTTTCACTCGTTTCTAAATTTGATGGGTGAATTACTTCATTTTTCCGACCGAAATTTCTACAGTGACTGGTGGAACGCTAACAATATTGACACCTTTTGGAGGAGCTGGAACATGCCCGTACACAA ATGGTGCGTCCGACATCTGTACATCCCGGTGGTGGAGCTGGGTTATTCGAAAATTTCCGCTTCGGTGATCGTGTTCTTCATCAGTGCCTTCTTCCACGAGTACCTCGTCAGTGTGCcgctgaaaacgttcaaaatctGGGCCTTCATGGGCATGATGGCCCAGATACCGCTCTCTACCGTATCCAAGTTTATGGAAGTCAACTACGGACACCGGTGGGGTAACATAGTCGTGTGGACGTCTATCATCCTTGGTCAACCGCTTGCCATCATGATGTACTATCACGATTACATGATCACCAATTACAGTGATGTTGTTGCGTAG
- the LOC129730431 gene encoding aspartate--tRNA ligase, mitochondrial, whose product MLTFIYSMHSSTKCFFSLRHLYLVKPEVLSYSYLCVPVPGLHFSKSHSQPYSSSPIVGRKMDEFKRRRLNNSAVPGIWSTPPENMAGLLTGLQHELRREVHRDSFQQRELKQRDFHRDAPRQGSGIRRVNCGELREWNHGEKVEISGKVTENRMGKFLDVCDASGSVQVVSNNVPVQLHKRVTGIVKDNFVTIVGRVQERPARLKNSSIPTGGIDVMIEEIVRIEGEQQMGRNANFTKRNYSTVASPAQAFTRGVTSHEIEKSTSDSILKYFKNRKTICSEFRLKDVGKKVQLVGWIDRKNKHDRFLFLRDGHGAVQLMVENVSSEVKNNIQAASGSSIVLVKGTVLARPANCVNTSLDTGSIEIIVDEFQILNPDEPYNGPEALETAETSVEELSNSRFTNRTHNCGELRLSNADQKVVLCGWLEFSRMNKFITLRDGYGITQIVVPDDMVPSVNIGNIAFESILRVEGTVSARPAGHDNPRQATGQIEVVLDKVEVLNEARKRLPIDSKEFNKAKENLRIEHRYIDLRAPHMQRNLRLRSQVIMKMREYMINKCGFVEVETPTLFRRTPGGAQEFVVPTRKPGHFYSLVQSPQQFKQMLMSGAIDRYFQIARCYRDEATRPDRQPEFTQLDIELSFTDRDKIMQLVENVLASSWPDDDNPLKVPFQRITYDEAMARFGCDKPDTRFGYELQDVSAKMNTNEKVMLGLDSLVYRAYAIVAKEPHSGTPTAFKKALDALSKEHSKCKLVFSNINNDWLNSSIVKLLDQDVAKALNNHLALKPGDLLLLGYGKAPDVQEMMGKVRLAFYDNLESRGLVEKRSSTAQNFVWLHDFPLFAPNDETGGLDSVHHPFTAPHPDDVAKLKQGESLTEIRSQSFDLVWNGVEIGGGSVRIHNGALQKMVLDDILKVDHSHLQHLLDALEYGCPPHGGFAVGLDRYISLLCNAHSIRDVIAFPKTLDGKDPLSKAPVPISEEEKKIYHLATMETSNK is encoded by the exons ATGTTAACCTTTATTTATTCTATGCATTCATCAACGAAATGCTTCTTTTCGTTGCGACATTTGTATCTAGTCAAGCCTGAAGTATTATCATATTCGTATCTCTGCGTGCCGGTACCTGgacttcatttttcaaaaagtcaTTCG CAACCATACTCTAGCTCTCCAATCGTAGGCCGCAAAATGGACGAATTTAAGCGCAGGCGTTTGAACAACAGTGCTGTTCCCGGCATCTGGAGTACGCCACCGGAAAACATGGCCGGTCTTCTAACGGGCTTACAACACGAACTTCGAAGAGAGGTACACCGGGACAGCTTTCAACAGAGAGAACTAAAACAGCGGGACTTCCATCGAGATGCGCCCCGTCAGGGATCCGGCATTCGTAGGGTCAACTGCGGCGAGTTGCGTGAGTGGAATCACGGAGAAAAAGTTGAGATAAGCGGAAAGGTCACTGAAAATCGAATGGGGAAATTTCTGGACGTGTGTGATGCCTCCGGGTCGGTGCAGGTGGTATCCAATAATGTTCCTGTCCAGCTGCATAAACGTGTTACAGGTATTGTAAAGGATAACTTTGTGACGATTGTAGGCCGAGTCCAGGAGCGTCCAGCTCGCTTGAAGAATTCT agCATTCCAACCGGTGGAATTGACGTCATGATCGAAGAGATTGTGCGCATCGAGGGTGAGCAGCAGATGGGCAGAAATGCTAATTTCACCAAGCGCAACTACTCGACTGTCGCATCGCCAGCGCAAGCATTTACACGTGGTGTGACAAGCCATGAAATAGAGAAATCTACTTCAGAcagtattttaaaatatttcaaaaacagAAAGACTATATGCAGCGAGTTTAGACTGAAAGATGTTGGTAAGAAAGTTCAACTGGTAGGTTGGATCGACAGAAAAAACAAACACGACCGGTTTCTGTTCCTTCGTGATGGCCACGGAGCCGTTCAGTTAATGGTGGAAAATGTGTCATCCGAGGTGAAGAACAATATTCAAGCTGCCTCAGGAAGCTCTATCGTACTCGTGAAAGGAACCGTGCTTGCTCGACCAGCAAATTGTGTGAACACCAGTCTTGACACGGGTTCCATCGAGATTATCGTCGACGAGTTCCAAATTTTAAATCCAGATGAACCGTACAATGGTCCTGAAGCCCTAGAAACAGCAGAAACTTCGGTTGAAGAGCTCAGCAATAGTCGCTTTACTAATCGAACACATAATTGTGGTGAATTGCGTTTAAGCAATGCCGATCAAAAAGTCGTTCTGTGTGGATGGCTGGAGTTCAGCCGAATGAATAAGTTTATCACTCTCAGGGATGGATATGGGATAACGCAGATTGTCGTTCCGGATGACATGGTTCCCAGTGTTAATATTGGTAATATTGCTTTTGAAAGTATTCTCCGCGTCGAGGGTACTGTCTCGGCTCGACCAGCGGGGCACGATAATCCCCGACAGGCCACCGGGCAGATTGAAGTCGTTCTCGACAAGGTAGAGGTTCTCAATGAAGCTCGGAAGCGTCTACCGATCGATTCGAAGGAGTTCAATAAGGCGAAGGAAAATCTTAGGATAGAACATCGATACATCGATCTTAGAGCCCCACATATGCAGCGGAACTTGCGGCTCCGTTCGCAGGTTATCATGAAAATGAGGGAGTATATGATAAATAAGTGTGGCTTTGTGGAGGTTGAGACGCCGACGCTGTTTCGAAGAACACCCGGG GGTGCTCAAGAATTTGTAGTTCCAACTCGCAAACCGGGCCATTTCTATTCACTAGTGCAGAGTCCTCAACAGTTCAAACAGATGCTGATGTCCGGTGCGATAGATCGGTATTTTCAGATTGCACGCTGTTACCGAGATGAGGCCACTCGGCCGGATCGTCAGCCGGAGTTTACGCAGCTTGATATCGAGTTGTCGTTTACCGATCGCGACAAGATAATGCAACTGGTGGAGAACGTCCTGGCGAGCTCCTGGCCCGACGACGACAACCCCCTGAAGGTGCCATTCCAGCGGATTACCTACGACGAAGCAATGGCTCGCTTCGGATGCGATAAACCAGACACTCGCTTTGGCTATGAGCTGCAGGATGTTTCGGCGAAAATGAATACTAACGAGAAGGTTATGCTGGGGTTGGATTCGCTCGTCTATAGGGCATATGCTATTGTGGCTAAAGAACCTCACAGTGGAACTCCAACGGCATTTAAGAAGGCTTTAGATGCCCTTTCCAAAGAACATTCGAAGTGTAAACTTGTGTTCAGTAATATTAACAAT GATTGGTTGAATAGCTCTATCGTGAAACTGTTGGATCAGGATGTAGCCAAAGCTTTGAACAATCATTTGGCGCTAAAGCCTGGCGATCTTTTATTGCTTGGTTATGGAAAGGCACCCGATGtg caagAAATGATGGGTAAAGTGCGGCTAGCTTTCTACGATAACCTAGAATCCCGTGGGCTAGTTGAAAAACGTTCGTCAACAGCGCAGAACTTTGTTTGGTTGCACGACTTCCCATTGTTTGCACCGAACGATGAAACCGGAGGACTGGACAGCGTCCATCATCCTTTCACAGCTCCTCATCCGGATGATGTAGCAAAACTAAAGCAGGGGGAAAGCTTAACCGAGATCCGATCGCAGTCGTTCGACCTGGTTTGGAACGGCGTGGAAATCGGCGGCGGATCGGTTCGGATTCATAATGGTGCTCTGCAGAAGATGGTTTTGGATGACATTCTGAAGGTAGATCATAGCCATTTACAGCACCTGTTGGATGCACTGGAATATGGTTGTCCGCCACACGGCGGCTTCGCAGTCGGATTGGATCGATACATTTCGCTGCTTTGTAATGCACATTCCATACGGGACGTGATTGCTTTTCCAAAAACGTTGGACGGAAAGGATCCCCTCTCGAAGGCACCGGTGCCGATCAGTgaggaagagaaaaaaatttaccACCTTGCAACGATGGAGACTTCGAACAAATGA
- the LOC129727550 gene encoding alanine--tRNA ligase, cytoplasmic has translation MDSSLTAKQIRSIFLDFFKEKKHLYVHSSSTIPLDDPTLLFANAGMNQFKPIFLGTADPNSEMSKWVRTANTQKCIRAGGKHNDLDDVGKDVYHHTFFEMLGNWSFGDYFKKEICTWAWELLTDRLKLPKERLYVTYFGGHPESGLEPDLECREIWLKLGIKEEHILPGSMKDNFWEMGETGPCGPCSELHFDRIGGRSVPELVNMDDPDVLEIWNLVFIQYNREADGSLKLLPKKHIDCGLGFERLVSVIQNKRSNYDTDVFVPLFDAIQKGTGANAYQGRVGADDSDGVDMAYRVLADHARTITIALADGGFPDNTGRGYVLRRILRRAVRYGTEKLNAKPGFFATLVDTVVSLLGDTFPEVRKDPQHIKNIINEEEQQFLKTLTRGRNLLNRTIAKLGESKVIPGDVAWRLYDTYGFPIDLTQLMAEEKNMTIDMEGYEKAKHQSYILSQGKEKSKAATVDLDVHAISELQEKQIPTTDDSFKYRYKADSIDPLAEYRFESCNGKVLALRFNNAFVDEVQAGQECGVILDKTNFYAESGGQIYDQGYLVKVNDESTEFNVNLVYNRGGYILHIGVVEGTLRVGDEVACHMDTVRRQLTMKNHSATHALNHSLLKVLGQDTDQRGSLVVPEKLRFDFTNKSAMTIEQVAEAERITREVVRKNVQVYAKESKLAVAKTIKGLRSVFDEVYPDPVRVISFGVPVDDLEANPDGVAGTETSVEFCGGTHLHQSGHIVDFVITTEEAIAKGIRRIVALTGPEALKALKKTELLEQELNALKATIDADKTGSESKEHVKKIVGLNEDVSQATIPYVKKDEIRNVLKTLKKTLDDKERAARAAVSTTVVEQAKELSLANKDASFLVHRLEAFNNTKALDSALKEVRKINAEQSALFVSSDPDSKKIFCLASVPKSAVEKGLKANEWISHISPSMGGKGGGKSESAQASGGNFDKVEEILQLARQFAASKLS, from the exons ATGGATAGCTCGCTGACTGCCAAGCAAATTCGGAGCATTTTCCtggattttttcaaagaaaagaAACATCTGTACGTTCATTCGTCGTCGACAATTCCGCTGGACGATCCGACGTTGCTGTTCGCCAATGCTGGAATGAATCAGTTCAAGCCAATATTTCTCGGAACGGCCGATCCGAACAGTGAAATGTCCAAGTGGGTGCGAACTGCCAACACTCAAAAGTGCATCCGAGCTGGTGGTAAGCATAATGATCTGGACGATGTGGGAAAGGATGTGTATCATCACACGTTTTTTGAGATGCTGGGAAACTGGTCGTTTGGGGACTATTTTAAGAAGGAGATCTGTACTTGGGCCTGGGAGCTTTTGACGGATCGATTGAAGCTGCCAAAGGAGCGATTGTACGTGACCTATTTTGGTGGTCATCCGGAATCGGGACTGGAACCGGATTTGGAGTGTCGGGAAATTTGGCTTAAGCTGGGTATTAAGGAGGAGCACATTCTGCCGGGCAGCATGAAGGATAACTTTTGGGAAATGGGTGAAACTGGACCCTGTGGGCCCTGCTCGGAATTGCATTTCGATCGCATCGGTGGTCGTAGTGTACCGGAGCTGGTTAATATGGATGATCCGGATGTGCTGGAGATTTGGAACTTGGTGTTTATTCAGTACAACCGAGAAGCGGACGGGTCGTTGAAGTTACTACCGAAAAAGCACATTGATTGTGGATTGGGATTCGAGCGGTTGGTGTCGGTGATTCAGAACAAGCGGTCGAACTATGATACCGATGTGTTTGTTCCGCTGTTTGATGCCATTCAGAAGGGCACTGGAGCTAACGCTTACCAGGGCCGAGTCGGGGCGGATGACTCTGATGGTGTCGATATGGCCTACCGAGTGTTGGCTGATCACGCTCGTACAATAACAATCGCTTTGGCTGACGGTGGCTTCCCGGATAACACTGGACGTGGTTACGTGCTGAGAAGAATTCTACGCCGTGCCGTTCGCTATGGAACGGAAAAGTTGAATGCTAAGCCCGGATTTTTTGCCACTCTGGTGGACACGGTCGTTTCACTGCTTGGAGATACTTTTCCAGAGGTCCGCAAAGATCCTCAGCatattaaaaatattatcaACGAAGAAGAGCAACAGTTCCTTAAGACGTTAACCCGCGGACGTAATCTGTTGAACCGAACGATTGCGAAACTGGGTGAAAGTAAAGTCATTCCGGGTGATGTCGCATGGCGTTTGTACGATACGTATGGTTTTCCAATCGATTTAACTCAATTGATGGCCGAGGAGAAGAACATGACGATCGATATGGAGGGCTACGAAAAAGCTAAACATCAGTCGTACATTTTGTCCCAGGGTAAGGAAAAATCGAAGGCAGCTACCGTTGATTTGGATGTGCACGCCATTTCCGAGCTGCAAGAGAAGCAGATTCCTACGACGGACGATTCGTTCAAGTATCGCTATAAGGCTGACAGTATTGATCCATTGGCGGAATACCGGTTCGAATCGTGCAACGGCAAAGTGCTTGCGCTGCGATTCAATAATGCCTTTGTGGATGAGGTGCAGGCCGGACAAGAATGTGGAGTGATTTTAGATAAGACTAACTTTTATGCTGAAAGTGGCGGTCAGATCTACGATCAGGGTTATCTAGTTAAG GTTAACGACGAAAGCACGGAATTCAACGTGAATCTTGTGTACAACCGAGGAGGCTACATTCTGCATATCGGCGTGGTTGAAGGTACGCTGCGCGTCGGTGATGAAGTCGCTTGCCACATGGACACTGTCAGACGCCAGTTGACGATGAAAAATCACTCCGCCACTCACGCTCTGAATCACTCATTGCTGAAGGTTCTTGGTCAGGACACCGATCAACGTGGTTCACTGGTGGTGCCGGAAAAGCTGCGTTTTGATTTCACCAATAAATCAGCTATGACTATCGAACAAGTTGCGGAAGCGGAACGTATCACCCGGGAAGTGGTTAGGAAAAATGTCCAAGTGTACGCTAAGGAGTCCAAGTTAGCCGTTGCTAAAACGATCAAAGGCCTCAGATCAGTTTTCGACGAGGTTTATCCTGATCCAGTTCGTGTTATTTCGTTTGGCGTCCCAGTTGATGACCTGGAGGCAAATCCCGACGGTGTCGCTGGCACTGAAACTTCGGTAGAATTTTGTGGTGGAACTCATCTACATCAGTCCGGTCACATCGTTGATTTTGTCATTACCACTGAAGAGGCAATCGCCAAAGGGATTCGACGAATTGTCGCCTTAACTGGGCCGGAAGCTTTGAAGGCTTTGAAAAAGACCGAACTTTTGGAACAAGAATTGAATGCTCTTAAGGCCACGATTGATGCCGACAAAACTGGTTCTGAATCGAAGGAACACGTTAAAAAGATAGTCGGGTTAAACGAAGACGTTTCGCAAGCCACTATCCCGTACGTTAAAAAGGACGAAATCCGGAATGTACTTAAAACGTTGAAGAAAACATTAGACGACAAAGAGCGTGCCGCCAGAGCCGCTGTCTCTACTACGGTCGTAGAGCAGGCCAAGGAACTTTCGTTAGCGAACAAGGACGCTTCTTTCCTGGTGCATCGGTTGGAAGCCTTCAACAACACAAAGGCACTCGATTCCGCTCTGAAGGAGGTGCGCAAAATAAACGCCGAACAATCGGCGCTCTTTGTTTCGTCCGATCCAGATTCCAAGAAAATCTTCTGCCTAGCTTCGGTACCCAAGTCCGCCGTCGAGAAGGGTCTAAAGGCTAACGAGTGGATTTCGCACATCTCACCCAGTATGGGTGGCAAAGGAGGTGGTAAATCGGAATCGGCCCAAGCTTCCGGTGGCAACTTCGACAAAGTGGAAGAAATTTTGCAGCTGGCCCGTCAGTTTGCTGCCTCCAAGTTGTCCTAA
- the LOC129727551 gene encoding WD repeat-containing protein 82, which yields MKLIDSVVRSFKVAKVFRENTDKINAIDFSANGEMLISCSEDDQIVLYDCEKGTQIRTVNSKKYGVDLIHFTHANNTAIHSSTKVDDTIRYLSLHDNKYLRYFPGHTKKVISLNISPVEDTFLSGSLDKTLRLWDLRSPNCQGVMHLNGRPVAAYDPEGLIFAAGVNSESIKLYDLRSFDKGPFVTFKLNQEKECDWTGLKFSRDGKTILISTNGSIIRLIDAFHGTPLQTFTGHLNNKGLPIEASFSPDSQFIFSGSTDGRVHVWNADTGYKICVLNGDHPGPIQCVQFNPKFMMLASSCTNMAFWLPTAEDA from the exons ATGAAGCTGATCGACTCGGTCGTTCGGAGCTTCAAGGTGGCCAAAGTGTTCCGTGAGAACACGGACAAAATCAATGCAATTGACTTCTCCGCGAATGGGGAAATGCTGATCAGCTGCAGCGAGGACGACCAGATCGTGCTGTACGACTGCGAGAAAGGAACTCAGATTCGGACGGTGAACTCAAAAAAGTACGGCGTTGATTTGATACATTTCACCCACGCGAACAACACCGCAATACACAGTTCGACAAAGGTTGACGACACGATCCGGTACCTCAGCCTGCACGACAACAAATATCTGCGCTACTTTCCGGGCCACACGAAAAAAGTTATCTCACTGAATATTTCCCCCGTGGAGGATACCTTCCTGTCCGGTTCGCTGGATAAAACGTTGCGCCTGTGGGATTTGCGATCGCCAAACTGTCAGGGGGTGATGCACCTGAATGGACGCCCGGTTGCCGCGTACGACCCGGAGGGACTCATTTTTGCCGCTGGCGTTAATTCAGAAAGTATCAAACTGTATGATTTACGATCGTTCGATAAGGGACCGTTCGTAACGTTCAAATTGAATCAGGAAAAAGAATGCGATTGGACGGGGCTGAAATTCTCCAGAGACGGGAAAACTATTCTGATTAGTACAAATGGCTCCATAATTCGGCTAATTGATGCCTTCCACGGAACACCACTGCAAACGTTCACCG GTCATCTGAATAACAAGGGTCTACCGATAGAGGCGTCCTTCAGTCCAGATTCACAGTTTATCTTTTCCGGCAGCACCGATGGGCGAGTGCACGTCTGGAATGCCGATACCGGGTACAAGATATGCGTCCTCAACGGGGACCATCCGGGTCCGAttcagtgtgtgcagttcaatCCCAAGTTTATGATGTTAGCGTCGTCCTGCACCAACATGGCATTTTGGCTGCCAACAGCGGAAGACGCTTAG
- the LOC129727905 gene encoding mitochondrial ribosome-associated GTPase 2 translates to MLTSLIRRYPGRLLTGQQPIQFPARVNFASQRVAIALRSKKPKSDKPTTQYFVDSKHIRAAGGRGGDGCISFLRLWCNENAGPDGGDGGNGGHVVLQASSDVRDLNHLTAILTADGGDKGRNKDCHGKNASHTVVKVPLGTIVKDGIGKVVGDLDTEGMMFVAARGGAGGKGNHFFVSDMEQAPQVAEFGGEGEEKAYILELRSMAHVGFIGLPNAGKSTLLRAISRARPKVASYPFTTLKPHLGMVQYDDYEQIAVADLPGLIPDSHKNKGLGIQFLKHAERCSVLLFIVDVSAEEPWNHYHTLMHEISMFSEELANRPKIIIANKIDLPESEANLQLLEHHVDVPVVPISAKMGTNVTELLKEIRAIYDSIVRKQKERDGVGNEPSSASSVNE, encoded by the exons ATGTTGACGTCGCTAATAAGGCGCTATCCGGGCCGCTTGTTAACCGGCCAGCAGCCAATCCAGTTTCCCGCAAGAGTTAACTTCGCGTCCCAACGTGTAGCAATCGCATTACGCAGTAAGAAACCAAAATCGGATAAACCTACG ACACAATACTTTGTGGACAGTAAACACATCCGTGCTGCTGGCGGAAGGGGTGGAGATGGTTGCATTTCTTTCCTAAGGTTATGGTGCAATGAAAATGCCGGCCCGGATGGCGGGGACGGAGGCAATGGAGGGCATGTCGTGCTGCAGGCCAGCTCCGACGTTCGAGACTTGAATCACCTTACGGCGATACTCACTGCGGATGGTGGTGACAAAGGACGAAACAAAGATTGTCACGGAAAAAATGCTAGCCATACAGTGGTAAAGGTTCCGTTGGGAACCATTGTGAAGGATGGTATCGGTAAAGTAGTCGGAGATTTGGACACTGAGGGAATGATGTTTGTTGCTGCTAGGGGTGGAGCCGGTGGTAAGGGCAATCATTTCTTTGTTAGTGACATGGAACAAGCACCCCAGGTTGCGGAGTTTGGCGGAGAAGGCGAGGAAAAAGCTTACATCTTGGAGCTGAGAAGTATGGCACATGTTGGATTTATAGGACTTCCCAATGCTGGAAAGAGCACTTTGTTAAGGGCGATTTCGAGAGCCCGGCCGAAGGTAGCATCCTACCCGTTCACCACACTGAAGCCACATCTAGGAATGGTTCAGTACGATGACTACGAGCAGATTGCCGTCGCAGACCTGCCCGGATTGATCCCGGACTCGCACAAGAACAAGGGTTTGGGAATCCAATTCCTGAAGCACGCGGAACGCTGCAGTGTTCTGCTGTTTATTGTTGATGTGTCCGCAGAGGAACCTTGGAACCACTATCACACGTTGATGCATGAAATAAGCATGTTCAGTGAAGAGTTGGCAAACCGACCAAAAATCATTATCGCCAATAAAATCGATTTACCCGAGTCGGAGGCGAATTTGCAGCTTCTGGAGCACCACGTCGATGTGCCTGTGGTTCCTATTAGTGCAAAAATGGGGACCAATGTGACGGAGTTGCTTAAGGAAATAAGGGCGATTTATGATAGCATAGTAAGGAAGCAAAAGGAGAGAGATGGGGTAGGAAATGAGCCTAGTAGTGCTAGTAGTGTTAATGAATAA